The proteins below are encoded in one region of Amycolatopsis acidiphila:
- a CDS encoding gamma carbonic anhydrase family protein gives MPLFSFEGVSPTVHPDAWVAPTATLIGDVVIEKDVSIWYGAVVRADFGKIIIREGANIQDNSVLHVNEGVCEVGRNATVGHLCLVHDCTVGEQALIGNGSTVLDKAVIGERALVAAGATVTPNTEVPAEHIAMGSPAKKFVPLTDSARAWVEHNAAVYQQLARRHADGAAPVD, from the coding sequence ATGCCTCTGTTCTCCTTCGAGGGCGTCAGCCCGACCGTGCACCCCGACGCCTGGGTCGCCCCCACAGCGACCCTCATCGGTGACGTCGTCATCGAAAAGGACGTCTCGATCTGGTACGGCGCGGTCGTCCGCGCGGACTTCGGCAAGATCATCATCCGCGAGGGCGCGAACATCCAGGACAACTCGGTGCTGCACGTCAACGAAGGCGTTTGTGAGGTGGGCCGCAACGCCACCGTGGGGCACCTGTGCCTGGTGCACGACTGCACCGTCGGCGAACAGGCGCTGATCGGCAACGGGTCGACCGTGCTGGACAAGGCCGTCATCGGGGAGCGGGCGCTCGTCGCGGCCGGCGCGACCGTGACCCCGAACACCGAGGTGCCCGCCGAGCACATCGCGATGGGCAGCCCGGCGAAGAAGTTCGTGCCGCTGACCGACTCCGCCCGCGCCTGGGTCGAGCACAACGCGGCCGTCTACCAGCAGCTCGCCCGGCGGCACGCCGACGGCGCCGCCCCTGTCGACTAG
- a CDS encoding TetR/AcrR family transcriptional regulator — MTVMPPGRRDRLSPNQLAKQEQIVDAARRVLARDGLAGCTARAIADAGPLTKSAIHYYFSDIDLLIDRAMAALVTDFLGELDKVAAKYDDPAERLWAVLEAYLETFADNPNAAFVWFEYWVAVGRTEHVQAAEVMLRSVIELLTDLLGDLRIDDPRARARALQSYLLGAIVQQSVRRRPFATLREEIELLCLA; from the coding sequence ATGACCGTCATGCCGCCGGGCCGGCGCGACCGGCTCTCGCCCAACCAGCTCGCCAAGCAGGAGCAGATCGTCGACGCCGCGCGCCGGGTGCTCGCCCGCGACGGGCTCGCCGGCTGCACCGCCCGCGCGATCGCCGACGCCGGGCCGCTCACCAAGAGTGCCATCCACTACTACTTCTCGGACATCGACCTGCTCATCGACCGGGCGATGGCCGCGCTCGTCACCGACTTCCTCGGCGAGCTCGACAAGGTGGCCGCCAAGTACGACGATCCGGCGGAGCGGTTGTGGGCGGTGCTCGAGGCCTACCTCGAGACGTTCGCCGACAACCCCAACGCCGCCTTCGTCTGGTTCGAGTACTGGGTGGCGGTCGGCCGCACCGAGCACGTCCAGGCCGCCGAGGTCATGCTCCGCTCGGTGATCGAACTGCTGACCGACCTGCTCGGCGACCTGCGGATCGACGACCCGCGCGCCCGCGCGCGGGCCCTGCAGTCGTACCTGCTCGGCGCCATCGTGCAGCAGAGCGTCCGGCGCCGCCCGTTCGCGACCCTGCGCGAGGAGATCGAGCTGCTGTGCCTGGCATAA
- a CDS encoding DNA polymerase III subunit delta' has protein sequence MGSVWSQLVGQEPAVEVLSAAANAATKIVDGEPVPAGAMTHAWLLTGPPGSGRSVAARTFAAALECTLGMGCGECTGCRTALHGTHADVRLIVPEGLSISVGEMRALVQMAARRPTSGRWQVVIIEDADRLTEGASNALLKAVEEPPDRTVFLLCAPSDHPEDVSVTIRSRCRLVNLRTPPPEAIAQVLVERDGVEPELAQWSASVCGGHVGRARRLATDEQSRKRRETVLRIPLGLRRPADVFACADELIAAAEGDASEESKARDESEKTELRNAMGGDATGKGVGGAKRAAEAAVRALEKRQKSRATRTQRDTLDLALVDLAAFYRDVLVTASGAKAVLAHPDHAADAVEAARSWTPESTLGRLEAVLACREAILWNVKPRIAVEAMVTALRHG, from the coding sequence GTGGGTTCGGTCTGGTCCCAGCTAGTCGGGCAGGAGCCCGCGGTCGAGGTGCTCTCCGCAGCCGCGAACGCCGCGACGAAGATCGTCGACGGCGAGCCGGTGCCCGCGGGAGCCATGACGCACGCCTGGCTGCTCACCGGCCCGCCGGGCTCCGGCCGGTCGGTCGCGGCGCGGACCTTCGCGGCGGCGCTCGAATGCACCCTCGGCATGGGCTGTGGCGAGTGCACGGGCTGCCGCACCGCACTGCACGGCACACACGCCGACGTGCGGCTGATCGTGCCGGAAGGACTGTCGATCTCGGTCGGCGAGATGCGGGCGCTCGTGCAGATGGCCGCGCGCCGGCCGACCTCCGGCCGGTGGCAGGTCGTCATCATCGAGGACGCCGACCGGCTGACCGAGGGCGCGTCGAACGCCCTGCTCAAGGCCGTCGAGGAGCCGCCGGACCGGACGGTGTTCCTGTTGTGCGCACCGTCGGACCATCCCGAGGACGTCTCGGTGACCATCCGGTCGCGCTGCCGGCTGGTCAACCTCCGCACCCCGCCGCCCGAGGCGATCGCGCAGGTGCTGGTGGAGCGGGACGGGGTGGAACCGGAGCTGGCGCAGTGGTCGGCCTCGGTGTGCGGCGGGCACGTCGGCCGGGCGCGCCGCCTGGCGACCGACGAGCAGTCGCGCAAGCGCCGGGAGACCGTGCTGCGCATCCCGCTCGGCCTGCGTCGCCCGGCGGACGTGTTCGCCTGTGCCGACGAGCTGATCGCCGCCGCCGAGGGTGACGCGAGCGAGGAGAGCAAGGCGCGCGACGAGTCGGAGAAGACCGAGCTGCGCAACGCCATGGGCGGCGACGCGACGGGCAAGGGCGTCGGGGGCGCGAAGCGTGCGGCCGAGGCGGCGGTGCGGGCGCTCGAGAAGCGCCAGAAGTCCCGGGCGACCCGCACCCAGCGCGACACGCTGGACCTGGCGCTGGTCGACCTGGCGGCGTTCTACCGGGACGTGCTGGTCACGGCCAGCGGCGCGAAGGCGGTGCTGGCTCACCCGGACCACGCCGCCGACGCCGTCGAGGCCGCGCGGAGCTGGACGCCCGAGTCGACGCTCGGGCGGCTCGAAGCGGTCCTGGCCTGCCGTGAGGCGATCCTGTGGAACGTCAAACCACGCATCGCCGTGGAAGCGATGGTCACGGCCCTGCGTCACGGCTGA
- a CDS encoding bifunctional MFS transporter/dTMP kinase — protein sequence MGRISEGVQTKADAEAPAGRDGSTIYRARRVLAIRPFRRLWGVTYLCSVADWLTILGVTSLATKLTQNYTAQNFAFTGVLLSALLPGLIFAPLGGLLADRFDRRKIMFVADLLRCGFVMSIAFVGTGWWLYIANFLASASAMMWIPSKDAAVPNLLRRPDQVETANQLGMVMTYGLAVLSAGGIYTVITGIGPTLHLSPTVFGDLGFAKIVIVLIGLLYLTSATMIITRIPELSKRNVHAPVAAAPKPSGESTGGLMTLVRDGARFVRSTPLVRGLLIGAAGAFAAGGAVVGSAKPYSSSLLAGDAAWGLLLVAVFVGLATGMGGAPKLARRLPHDRLFGISIVLAGLALILVALSPHLAVSLVAVAIVGACAGAAFLTGVTIIGSQVDDAIRGRINAIYQSMMKIIVFGSTAIVPLLIGLTKPRTVQVWGSPIIIDGTRPVMLGGGILAAIVGVISYRQMDSRRAETIMSDLRNVIRRRPRRVNGLLIALEGTTVADTANQAAKLASWLRSAGPRPVVLAADPALDDKRLAQLVSGASLSGARAQALAAAAVRADIVERDVQPALDDGSIVVMERFVDSPLAHLSAIAGLDAKELEGLADWATGRLRPDVTVLLDANPGEAPSGPISIKDQWRVQSLLSEMAAADPDHYVVVDGDGTEDEVAERVQTAVRAVLVGRRSGLAPLEIVDA from the coding sequence GTGGGTCGGATCAGCGAGGGCGTGCAGACAAAGGCCGACGCGGAGGCGCCGGCCGGTCGCGACGGGTCCACGATCTACCGTGCTCGCAGAGTGCTGGCGATCCGGCCGTTCCGCAGGCTCTGGGGTGTCACGTACCTGTGCAGCGTGGCCGACTGGCTAACCATCCTCGGGGTCACGAGCCTGGCGACGAAGCTGACACAGAACTACACCGCCCAGAACTTCGCGTTCACGGGCGTGCTGCTGTCCGCACTGTTGCCGGGGTTGATCTTCGCACCGCTGGGCGGCCTGCTCGCCGACCGGTTCGACCGGCGCAAGATCATGTTCGTGGCCGACCTGCTGCGTTGCGGGTTCGTCATGTCGATCGCGTTCGTCGGCACCGGCTGGTGGCTCTACATCGCCAACTTCCTGGCCAGCGCCAGCGCGATGATGTGGATCCCGTCGAAGGACGCGGCCGTGCCGAACCTGCTGCGCAGGCCGGACCAGGTCGAGACGGCGAACCAGCTCGGCATGGTGATGACCTACGGCCTGGCCGTGCTGTCCGCGGGCGGTATCTACACGGTCATCACCGGAATCGGGCCGACGCTGCACCTGTCGCCGACGGTGTTCGGCGACCTCGGCTTCGCCAAGATCGTCATCGTGCTGATCGGACTGCTGTACCTGACCAGCGCGACCATGATCATCACGCGGATCCCCGAGCTGTCGAAGCGGAACGTGCACGCCCCGGTCGCGGCGGCGCCCAAGCCGTCCGGCGAGTCCACGGGCGGGCTGATGACCCTGGTCCGGGACGGCGCGCGGTTCGTCCGCAGCACGCCGCTGGTGCGCGGCCTGCTGATCGGCGCGGCCGGCGCGTTCGCGGCCGGTGGTGCGGTGGTCGGCTCGGCCAAGCCGTACTCGTCGAGCCTGCTCGCCGGGGATGCCGCCTGGGGCCTGCTGCTGGTCGCGGTGTTCGTCGGGCTGGCCACCGGGATGGGCGGCGCGCCGAAGCTGGCGCGGCGGCTGCCGCACGACCGCTTGTTCGGGATCTCGATCGTGCTGGCCGGGCTGGCGCTGATCCTGGTCGCCCTGTCGCCGCACCTCGCGGTGTCGCTGGTCGCGGTCGCGATCGTCGGCGCCTGCGCCGGTGCGGCGTTCCTGACCGGTGTCACGATCATCGGCTCGCAGGTGGACGACGCCATCCGCGGCCGGATCAACGCGATCTACCAGTCGATGATGAAGATCATCGTGTTCGGTTCGACCGCGATCGTGCCGCTGCTGATCGGTCTGACAAAGCCGCGCACGGTGCAGGTGTGGGGCAGCCCGATCATCATCGACGGCACCCGCCCCGTGATGCTCGGCGGCGGGATCCTGGCCGCGATCGTCGGCGTGATCTCCTACCGGCAGATGGACTCGCGCCGCGCCGAGACGATCATGTCCGATCTGCGCAACGTGATCCGCCGCCGCCCGCGCCGGGTGAACGGCCTGCTCATCGCGCTGGAGGGCACGACGGTGGCGGACACCGCGAACCAGGCGGCCAAGCTGGCGAGCTGGCTGCGTTCGGCCGGGCCGCGCCCGGTCGTGCTCGCGGCCGACCCGGCACTGGACGACAAGCGTCTGGCGCAGCTGGTCAGCGGGGCGTCGTTGTCCGGCGCGCGGGCGCAGGCGCTGGCCGCGGCCGCGGTACGGGCGGACATCGTGGAGCGCGATGTACAGCCGGCGCTGGACGACGGGTCGATCGTGGTGATGGAGCGCTTCGTCGACTCGCCGCTGGCGCACCTGTCGGCGATCGCGGGCCTGGACGCCAAGGAGCTGGAGGGACTCGCGGACTGGGCGACCGGCAGGCTTCGCCCGGACGTGACGGTGCTGCTGGACGCCAACCCGGGCGAAGCCCCGTCGGGGCCGATCTCGATCAAGGACCAGTGGCGCGTGCAGAGCCTGCTCAGCGAGATGGCCGCCGCGGACCCGGACCACTATGTCGTCGTCGACGGCGACGGCACCGAGGACGAGGTCGCCGAACGCGTGCAGACCGCGGTCCGGGCCGTCCTCGTGGGGCGCCGCTCGGGGCTCGCACCGTTGGAAATCGTCGACGCCTGA
- a CDS encoding ESX secretion-associated protein EspG: MSDETPTPTVFELVDEIVRPLAWAVPRRLSVLTYYDPDGNPELPMGPPAAGIVEEAERQTRWHAALGSLGLSRDGVLTPKAVALFRSLRRGQVRGAVTGVLADSLEPLRLHFFADHETGSVVEYVGGRVQLGSGGARRLADRVVERLPEARPGPGELLRIAADPLGRVAPEHAGQVAQLRELAARPRLATMMFDLTISDKIIAEHPRGAVVLFDTDLGRYLVITAIDEDGNWVLFHSPATGQHVGHWIRQSVQAHLEPACG; encoded by the coding sequence ATGAGCGATGAGACTCCGACTCCGACGGTCTTCGAGCTGGTCGACGAGATCGTCCGCCCCCTGGCGTGGGCCGTGCCCCGTCGCCTGTCCGTGCTGACCTACTACGACCCGGACGGCAATCCGGAACTGCCGATGGGCCCGCCCGCGGCGGGCATCGTGGAGGAGGCCGAGCGGCAGACGCGGTGGCACGCCGCGCTCGGGTCACTGGGCCTGTCCCGCGATGGTGTGCTGACGCCCAAGGCGGTGGCGCTGTTCCGGTCGCTGCGCCGCGGCCAGGTCCGCGGCGCGGTGACGGGCGTGCTCGCGGACAGCCTCGAACCGCTGCGGCTGCACTTCTTCGCCGACCACGAAACGGGTTCGGTGGTGGAGTACGTCGGTGGCCGGGTGCAGCTCGGTTCGGGCGGCGCGCGGCGGCTGGCGGACCGGGTGGTCGAGCGGTTGCCCGAGGCGAGGCCCGGCCCGGGCGAGCTTCTCCGGATTGCCGCGGACCCGCTCGGCCGGGTGGCGCCGGAGCACGCGGGGCAGGTCGCGCAGCTCCGGGAGCTTGCCGCGCGGCCGAGGCTCGCCACCATGATGTTCGACCTCACGATCAGCGACAAGATCATCGCCGAGCACCCGCGTGGCGCGGTCGTGCTGTTCGACACCGACCTCGGGCGCTACCTGGTGATCACCGCGATCGACGAGGACGGCAACTGGGTGTTGTTCCACTCGCCGGCGACCGGGCAGCACGTCGGGCACTGGATCCGGCAGTCCGTGCAGGCCCACCTGGAGCCGGCATGTGGCTGA
- the topA gene encoding type I DNA topoisomerase has translation MATRTKKNDAEATNGAGRRRLVIVESPTKARKIAPYLGSGYVVESSVGHIRDLPRGAADVPAKYKGEAWARLGVNVDHDFEPLYVVSPDKKSKVTELKSLLKDADELYLATDPDREGEAIAWHLLETLKPKVPVRRMVFHEVTEQAIRAAAADTRDLDADLVDAQETRRILDRLYGYEVSPVLWKKVMPKLSAGRVQSVATRIIVERERERMRFTSASYWDIAATMDAGADATPRSFPARMLSVEGARLATGRDFGPDGQLKASAKDVRVLGEADATRLAEALRGRDFKVTSVEEKPYTRRPYAPFMTSTLQQEAGRKLRFSSERTMRIAQRLYENGYITYMRTDSTQLSETAINAARNQATDLYGSEYVSPSPRQYTRKVKNSQEAHEAIRPAGEVFRTPGQVAGELQADEFRLYEMIWQRTIASQMNDAKGTTMSVRIAGTASTGEECVFSASGRTITFPGFLKAYVEAVDTESGGEADDKQSRLPQLTKDQALTAAELTPDGHTTSPPPRYSEPSLVSKLEELGIGRPSTYASIINTIQDRGYVWKKGSALVPSWVAFAVIGLLERHFERLVDYHFTAAMEDELDRIASGDEQRTRWLSKFYFGGDMGVDGSIGRLGGLKKLVGTGVEDIDAREINSIPLFQDEEGRTVYVRVGRYGPYLERNTARAGEDTADKSQRANLPEDLPPDELTAEIAEKLFATPQEGRPLGTDPVSGHEIVAKEGRFGPYVTEVLPEPEEPAEAKKSSKAKKPKPRTGSLFKSMSVETVTLEDALKLLSLPRVVGKDPESGDEITAQNGRYGPYLKKGTDSRSLETEDQLFTITLEEALKIYSEPKRRGRQGAAKPPLKELGDDPVSGKPMVVKDGRFGPYVTDGEFNATLRKGDSIEELTAERAAELLAEKRAKGPAPKRKAPARKKATAKK, from the coding sequence GTGGCAACACGGACGAAGAAGAACGACGCCGAGGCGACGAACGGCGCCGGCCGTCGACGGCTCGTGATCGTCGAGTCGCCCACCAAGGCTCGCAAGATCGCTCCCTATCTCGGCAGCGGCTACGTGGTCGAGTCCTCGGTCGGGCACATCCGCGACCTGCCTCGCGGCGCGGCGGACGTGCCTGCCAAGTACAAGGGCGAGGCGTGGGCGCGGCTCGGGGTGAACGTCGACCACGACTTCGAACCGCTCTACGTCGTCAGCCCGGACAAGAAGAGCAAGGTCACCGAGCTCAAGAGCCTGCTCAAGGACGCCGACGAGCTCTACCTCGCCACCGACCCCGACCGCGAGGGCGAGGCGATCGCCTGGCACCTGCTGGAGACCCTCAAGCCCAAGGTGCCGGTGCGCCGCATGGTGTTCCACGAGGTCACCGAGCAGGCCATCCGTGCCGCCGCGGCCGACACCCGTGACCTCGACGCCGACCTCGTCGACGCGCAGGAGACCCGTCGCATCCTCGACCGGCTCTACGGCTACGAGGTCTCGCCGGTGCTGTGGAAGAAGGTCATGCCGAAGCTGTCGGCGGGCCGCGTGCAGTCCGTGGCGACCCGGATCATCGTGGAGCGCGAGCGGGAGCGGATGCGCTTCACCTCGGCCTCGTACTGGGACATCGCCGCGACGATGGACGCGGGCGCCGACGCGACCCCGCGCAGTTTCCCGGCGCGGATGCTCTCCGTCGAGGGGGCCCGCCTGGCCACCGGCAGGGACTTCGGTCCGGACGGACAGCTCAAGGCATCCGCGAAGGACGTCCGCGTGCTCGGCGAGGCCGACGCGACGCGGCTGGCGGAGGCGCTGCGGGGCCGGGACTTCAAGGTCACCAGCGTCGAGGAGAAGCCGTACACGCGGCGTCCCTACGCGCCGTTCATGACCTCGACGCTGCAGCAGGAGGCCGGCCGCAAGCTGCGGTTCTCCTCCGAGCGGACGATGCGCATCGCGCAGCGGCTGTACGAGAACGGCTACATCACCTATATGCGTACGGACTCGACCCAGCTGTCGGAGACGGCGATCAACGCCGCCCGCAACCAGGCGACGGACCTGTACGGCTCGGAGTACGTCTCGCCGAGCCCGCGGCAGTACACCCGCAAGGTGAAGAACTCGCAGGAGGCGCACGAGGCGATCCGCCCTGCCGGTGAGGTGTTCCGCACCCCGGGCCAGGTCGCGGGCGAACTGCAGGCCGACGAGTTCCGGCTCTACGAGATGATCTGGCAGCGCACCATCGCCTCCCAGATGAACGACGCCAAGGGCACCACGATGTCGGTCCGGATCGCCGGTACGGCGAGCACCGGCGAGGAGTGCGTGTTCTCCGCTTCCGGGCGCACGATCACGTTCCCCGGCTTCCTCAAGGCCTACGTCGAGGCGGTCGACACCGAGAGCGGCGGCGAGGCCGACGACAAGCAGAGCCGCCTGCCGCAGCTGACCAAGGACCAGGCGCTGACGGCCGCGGAGCTGACCCCGGACGGCCACACCACCTCGCCGCCGCCGCGCTACAGCGAGCCCAGCCTGGTCAGCAAGCTGGAGGAGCTGGGCATCGGCCGCCCGTCGACGTACGCGTCGATCATCAACACCATCCAGGACCGCGGCTACGTGTGGAAGAAGGGTTCCGCGCTGGTCCCGTCGTGGGTGGCGTTCGCGGTGATCGGCTTGCTGGAGCGGCATTTCGAGCGGCTGGTGGACTACCACTTCACCGCGGCGATGGAGGACGAGCTCGACCGCATCGCCTCCGGTGACGAGCAGCGCACCCGCTGGCTGTCGAAGTTCTACTTCGGTGGCGACATGGGCGTGGACGGCTCGATCGGCCGGCTGGGCGGGCTGAAGAAGCTGGTCGGCACGGGTGTCGAGGACATCGACGCCCGCGAGATCAACTCGATCCCGCTGTTCCAGGACGAGGAAGGCCGCACGGTCTACGTGCGGGTCGGCCGCTATGGGCCGTACTTGGAACGAAACACCGCGCGAGCCGGTGAAGACACCGCTGACAAGTCCCAGCGGGCGAACCTGCCCGAGGACCTGCCGCCCGACGAGCTGACCGCCGAGATCGCGGAGAAGCTGTTCGCGACGCCGCAGGAGGGCCGTCCCCTGGGCACCGACCCGGTGAGCGGGCACGAGATCGTGGCGAAGGAGGGCCGGTTCGGGCCCTATGTCACCGAGGTGCTGCCGGAGCCCGAGGAGCCTGCCGAAGCCAAGAAGAGCAGCAAGGCGAAGAAGCCGAAGCCGCGGACCGGTTCGCTGTTCAAGTCGATGTCGGTCGAGACCGTCACGCTCGAGGACGCGCTGAAGCTGCTGTCACTGCCGCGGGTGGTCGGCAAGGACCCCGAGTCCGGCGACGAGATCACCGCGCAGAACGGCCGCTACGGCCCGTACCTGAAGAAGGGCACGGACTCGCGGTCGCTCGAGACCGAGGACCAGCTGTTCACGATCACGCTGGAAGAGGCGCTGAAGATCTATTCGGAGCCGAAGCGGCGTGGCCGGCAGGGCGCGGCGAAGCCGCCGCTCAAGGAGCTGGGCGACGACCCGGTGTCGGGCAAGCCGATGGTGGTCAAGGACGGCCGGTTCGGCCCGTACGTGACCGACGGGGAGTTCAACGCGACCCTGCGCAAGGGCGACAGCATCGAGGAGCTGACCGCGGAGCGGGCGGCCGAGCTGCTGGCCGAGAAGCGGGCGAAGGGGCCGGCGCCCAAGCGCAAGGCTCCGGCCCGCAAGAAGGCAACCGCGAAGAAGTAG
- a CDS encoding trypsin-like serine peptidase — protein sequence MVRRCLFVLSVLVLALGAVPASAAPAAGYTGIVKLSNCSGALVRMPGARDTDPALVLTNGHCDEAGMPGPGEVVLDRPARRSMSLLAADGHELGTLNSTKIVYATMTDTDVALYQLDSSYRQISSRLGGNPLTVAASPADVGTPVSVISGYFRRTWTCSIERVLYSLREADWTWKNSIRYTPECATIHGTSGSPVVDAGTGEVVGVNNTGNDDGYSCTLDNPCEVDEQGVVTVLKGRSYGQQTYLLAACVRSSEIQLDRLGCELPKPAALTLPSAA from the coding sequence ATGGTCCGCCGTTGCCTTTTCGTCCTGTCCGTGCTGGTCCTCGCCCTCGGCGCGGTGCCGGCCTCGGCCGCTCCCGCCGCCGGATACACCGGGATCGTCAAGCTGAGCAACTGCTCGGGTGCTCTCGTCCGAATGCCCGGCGCCCGCGACACCGACCCCGCGCTGGTGCTCACGAACGGGCACTGCGACGAAGCGGGCATGCCGGGCCCCGGCGAGGTGGTGCTCGACCGCCCGGCCCGCCGCTCGATGTCGTTGCTCGCCGCCGACGGCCACGAGCTCGGCACCCTGAACTCGACCAAGATCGTGTACGCCACGATGACCGACACCGACGTCGCGCTGTACCAGCTCGACTCGAGCTACCGGCAGATCTCGTCGCGGTTGGGTGGAAACCCACTCACCGTCGCCGCGTCCCCCGCGGACGTCGGCACCCCGGTCAGCGTGATCTCCGGCTACTTCCGGCGAACCTGGACCTGCTCCATCGAGCGGGTGCTGTACTCGCTGCGGGAGGCGGACTGGACCTGGAAGAACTCGATCCGCTACACCCCCGAGTGCGCCACGATCCACGGCACATCCGGTTCCCCGGTCGTCGACGCCGGCACCGGCGAGGTCGTCGGGGTCAACAACACGGGCAACGACGACGGTTATTCCTGCACCCTCGACAACCCCTGCGAAGTGGACGAGCAGGGCGTCGTCACCGTGCTGAAGGGCCGCTCGTACGGGCAGCAGACGTACCTGCTCGCGGCATGCGTGCGGTCGAGCGAGATCCAGCTGGACCGGCTGGGGTGCGAACTGCCCAAACCCGCCGCGCTCACGCTGCCGTCAGCGGCCTGA
- a CDS encoding TipAS antibiotic-recognition domain-containing protein, translating into MAEGALSIAQVARLAKVTSRTCGTTTASACCHRPTPTTAGGASTGASTSELAKARVPVDDERVLDAVAGHYEWIKNHWTPNAESHAGLGRVYAEDERFREQYEAVHPGFADYLRDALAAFAAARLSE; encoded by the coding sequence ATGGCGGAGGGGGCACTGTCGATCGCACAGGTCGCGCGGCTCGCGAAGGTGACTTCGCGGACCTGCGGCACTACGACGGCATCGGCCTGCTGCCACCGGCCTACACCGACGACAGCGGGAGGCGCTTCTACCGGCGCGAGCACCTCGGAGCTGGCGAAGGCACGGGTGCCGGTGGACGACGAGCGGGTGCTGGACGCGGTCGCCGGGCACTACGAGTGGATCAAGAACCACTGGACGCCCAACGCGGAGTCCCACGCCGGGCTTGGGCGCGTGTACGCCGAGGACGAGCGGTTCCGCGAGCAGTACGAGGCCGTGCATCCGGGCTTCGCCGACTATCTGCGGGACGCGCTCGCCGCCTTCGCCGCGGCCCGGCTCAGCGAGTAG